The following are from one region of the Stigmatella ashevillena genome:
- a CDS encoding YcaO-like family protein: MSLREAREAYRRVMPEGELELFRIDGLDRLSVPVVAGSLRAANGLWFLSYGYGATEEEAEVSALGELAEYTFTSQTLSTVPLVQGSYDELVRTCGSEGVADPLTLGLPVGSPYQPDMPLTWVEMRRLATGERVLVPEEYIVSYPEQRRGRSVSLITPITNGQGAGLSYPQALAHALLELLQRDGNGLQFRAMDQGTVLELEGARLSPSIAALLEHYRRAGIEVVAKLASTEFGVANVYVVGNDPNPGEQPLMVTSCGEAADPDRDRALRKALLEYASSRSRKAFMHGPLEAVNRVAPAGYLDRFLPLLELDLEESRALNSMMEWASMPVSVLRKLTASTLHCRHKVRFDELPQAPGAGDPTLRCEQVVERLHAAGFDILVTDMPAADGSAYGVKVLVPGLEVETLSYYRIGERNVARLLARGDPLVGLGTPPQGALPVRLTAEAEERLGGPAWFNVRLAEQRVGRLYPLYREPSDHSVQLALGARRYGGA; the protein is encoded by the coding sequence ATGAGCTTGAGAGAAGCCCGGGAGGCCTATCGCCGCGTCATGCCCGAGGGCGAGTTGGAGCTGTTTCGAATCGATGGTCTGGACCGGTTGAGCGTGCCGGTCGTTGCCGGCAGCCTCCGGGCGGCGAATGGACTGTGGTTTCTCTCCTATGGTTATGGCGCCACCGAGGAGGAGGCCGAGGTCAGCGCGCTCGGAGAGCTGGCGGAGTACACGTTCACCAGCCAGACCCTGAGCACCGTCCCCCTCGTCCAGGGGAGCTACGACGAGCTGGTGCGCACCTGCGGTTCCGAGGGCGTAGCCGATCCGCTCACGCTGGGGTTGCCCGTGGGCAGCCCCTACCAGCCGGACATGCCTCTGACCTGGGTCGAGATGCGGCGGCTGGCCACGGGGGAGCGGGTCCTGGTGCCCGAGGAGTACATCGTCAGCTACCCCGAGCAGCGCCGGGGGCGCTCGGTCTCTCTCATCACCCCCATCACCAACGGTCAGGGGGCCGGGCTGAGCTACCCCCAGGCGCTGGCCCACGCCCTGCTGGAGTTGCTGCAGCGCGATGGCAACGGCTTGCAGTTCCGGGCCATGGACCAGGGCACCGTCCTGGAGCTGGAGGGGGCCCGCCTGTCGCCCTCCATCGCGGCCCTGCTGGAGCACTACCGCCGTGCGGGCATCGAGGTGGTTGCCAAGCTGGCCAGCACCGAGTTCGGTGTCGCCAACGTGTACGTGGTGGGCAATGACCCGAACCCTGGCGAGCAGCCGTTGATGGTCACTTCCTGTGGGGAGGCGGCGGACCCGGACCGGGATCGGGCCTTGCGCAAGGCCCTGCTGGAGTACGCCAGTTCCCGTTCGCGCAAAGCCTTCATGCATGGCCCCCTGGAGGCCGTGAACCGCGTGGCCCCGGCCGGGTACCTGGACCGGTTCTTGCCGCTGTTGGAGCTGGACCTGGAGGAGTCGCGCGCCCTCAACAGCATGATGGAGTGGGCCAGCATGCCCGTCAGCGTCCTGCGCAAGCTGACGGCCAGCACGCTCCATTGCCGCCACAAGGTCCGCTTCGACGAGTTGCCCCAGGCGCCGGGGGCAGGGGATCCCACCTTGCGCTGCGAGCAGGTGGTGGAGCGGCTCCACGCCGCGGGCTTCGACATCCTGGTGACGGACATGCCCGCGGCGGATGGCTCTGCCTACGGGGTCAAGGTGCTCGTGCCAGGGCTCGAGGTGGAGACCCTGTCCTACTACCGCATCGGTGAGCGGAATGTGGCCCGCTTGCTGGCGAGGGGGGATCCGCTGGTGGGCCTCGGGACTCCGCCCCAGGGAGCGCTGCCCGTGAGGCTGACGGCGGAGGCCGAGGAGCGGCTGGGCGGTCCCGCCTGGTTCAATGTCCGGCTGGCCGAGCAGCGTGTGGGGCGCCTCTATCCGCTCTACCGTGAGCCGAGTGACCACAGCGTCCAGTTGGCCCTGGGGGCCCGCCGCTACGGCGGCGCCTGA
- the lipB gene encoding lipoyl(octanoyl) transferase LipB: MNTLTVYRLGKVEYGDGLTLMQRFADARRQGLVGDSLLLLEHPPVLTLGRGAKRENLLASEERLRTEGVDLFETNRGGDVTYHGPGQIVGYPIFQLQEDRRDVRRYVRDVERCILQTLAEYGLQASIIPKWPGVWLGEEGAPDARKIGAIGVHISRWLTTHGFALNVNTHLPHFNLIVPCGIREAGVTSMQRELGRTVSVPEVEEALARHFCSVFESERQEPTAALLKTISVVLVQGRGPEARVLLVRRVPERGGFWQILTGRVEAGESTAQAAARELEEETGLRLPVTELEYRHAFALGEHLPPRLVEETAFVARCPDGHEVRLGPEHDAHEWVDARTAWERLPFLGLREAIRRAVGASGREAPEAQALT; this comes from the coding sequence GTGAACACGTTGACGGTGTACCGGCTCGGCAAGGTGGAATACGGGGATGGGCTCACGTTGATGCAGCGCTTCGCGGATGCGCGGCGCCAGGGGCTCGTGGGTGATTCGCTGCTGCTGCTGGAGCACCCCCCCGTGCTCACGCTGGGCCGGGGAGCGAAGCGGGAGAACCTCCTGGCCAGCGAGGAGCGGCTCAGGACGGAAGGGGTGGATCTCTTCGAGACGAACCGGGGCGGCGATGTCACCTACCACGGGCCGGGCCAGATCGTCGGCTACCCCATCTTCCAGCTTCAGGAGGATCGCCGGGATGTGCGCCGCTACGTGCGGGACGTGGAGCGTTGCATCCTCCAGACACTGGCGGAGTATGGGCTCCAGGCCAGCATCATCCCGAAGTGGCCCGGCGTGTGGTTGGGGGAGGAGGGGGCACCTGATGCCCGGAAGATCGGCGCCATCGGGGTGCACATCTCCCGCTGGCTGACGACGCACGGCTTCGCGCTCAACGTCAACACGCACCTGCCGCACTTCAACCTCATCGTGCCCTGCGGCATCCGCGAAGCAGGGGTCACCTCCATGCAGCGCGAGCTGGGGCGCACCGTCTCCGTGCCCGAGGTGGAGGAGGCGCTTGCCCGGCACTTCTGCTCCGTTTTCGAGAGCGAGCGGCAGGAGCCCACCGCGGCGCTCCTGAAGACGATCAGCGTCGTCCTGGTGCAAGGACGCGGTCCGGAGGCGCGGGTGCTCCTGGTGCGCCGCGTGCCCGAGCGGGGAGGGTTCTGGCAGATCCTCACCGGACGGGTGGAGGCGGGGGAAAGCACGGCCCAGGCCGCGGCGCGCGAGTTGGAGGAGGAGACCGGGCTGCGCCTTCCCGTGACGGAGCTGGAGTACCGGCACGCCTTCGCGCTGGGAGAGCATCTGCCCCCGCGGTTGGTGGAGGAGACGGCCTTCGTGGCACGGTGTCCGGATGGCCATGAGGTGCGGCTCGGGCCCGAGCACGACGCTCATGAATGGGTGGATGCGCGCACGGCATGGGAGCGGCTGCCCTTCTTGGGGCTCCGCGAGGCCATCCGGCGAGCGGTGGGGGCCTCGGGGAGGGAAGCCCCCGAAGCCCAGGCCCTCACTTGA
- the lipA gene encoding lipoyl synthase — MATPDRFPLPQVSESTRKPEWLKVRLPHGEGYERVKAIVKRTKLSTVCEEARCPNIAECWGGGTATVMLMGEVCTRACRFCHVKVGAPPPLDPMEPVHLAQAVREMALEYIVVTSVNRDDRPDGGASHFALAIRELRKESPKTIVEVLIPDFKGVEKDLTTVAEARPHVVAHNVETVERLTPTVRDRRAGYRQSLRVLEYLKRRPEGLYTKSSVMVGLGETDAELEQTFKDLREAGVDVLTLGQYLQPSQYHLRVERFVTPAQFEAYKKLAESYGFLYVASGPLVRSSYRAAEFFMKGLMERERLDRLG; from the coding sequence ATGGCGACTCCCGATCGGTTTCCCCTTCCCCAGGTCTCCGAGAGCACCCGCAAACCCGAGTGGTTGAAGGTGCGTCTCCCGCATGGGGAGGGCTACGAGCGGGTCAAGGCCATCGTCAAGCGGACGAAGCTGTCCACGGTGTGCGAAGAGGCACGCTGCCCGAACATCGCCGAGTGCTGGGGCGGAGGCACCGCCACGGTGATGCTCATGGGCGAGGTGTGCACCCGCGCGTGCCGCTTCTGCCACGTGAAGGTGGGCGCGCCCCCGCCGCTGGATCCGATGGAGCCCGTGCACCTGGCCCAAGCGGTCCGGGAGATGGCCCTCGAGTACATCGTGGTGACGTCCGTCAACCGGGATGACCGGCCGGACGGCGGTGCCAGCCACTTCGCGCTGGCCATCCGGGAGCTGCGCAAGGAGAGCCCGAAGACGATCGTCGAGGTGCTCATCCCGGACTTCAAGGGTGTGGAGAAGGACCTGACGACGGTGGCCGAGGCTCGGCCGCACGTGGTGGCCCACAACGTGGAGACGGTGGAGCGCCTGACGCCCACGGTGAGAGACCGGCGCGCGGGCTACCGCCAGTCGCTGCGCGTGCTGGAGTACCTCAAGCGGCGCCCCGAGGGGCTGTACACCAAGAGCTCCGTCATGGTGGGTCTGGGCGAGACCGATGCCGAGTTGGAGCAGACCTTCAAGGACCTGCGCGAGGCGGGCGTGGATGTGCTGACGCTGGGCCAGTACCTCCAGCCGTCCCAGTACCACCTGCGCGTGGAGCGCTTCGTCACCCCGGCGCAGTTCGAAGCCTACAAGAAGCTGGCCGAGTCCTATGGCTTCCTCTATGTGGCTTCGGGCCCGCTGGTGCGCTCCAGCTACCGTGCCGCCGAGTTCTTCATGAAGGGGCTCATGGAGCGCGAGCGACTGGATCGCCTCGGCTGA
- a CDS encoding ClpX C4-type zinc finger protein, giving the protein MANPREHIRAAQAAELKGDIATAVSELIKAAELYRQTGSFARALQLLRHARSLDPEQEELSEEVKRLEWLPDSTRGRILEEPETREVDLELTAETTPELAGRQRIIDAAMRGVSPAGGKAGAQDEVQRWLVENGPDKEKKASGQTSAAGQRALEWALEHAEEEEALAAISRKGAPEDSAGEEAPGEMAAPSEPAKVSPEEPSLIERGPTRADPAMDAWCSFCCRPRGEVGELVAGPAGAFICTGCTGESRSLLGLTGPEVATARPQPSTPRPAAGPEVFELVGQAEPQALLEKGILAGARRMLILGPEGVGKTLWFHALAKRAMGTVVSLETLEQGSGNGLVLLEDVDRLPAEAQIRLGTFLSRHPDRVVMMSARGSLSAEPPFKLRGGTGSLLVRTTEALSKAVQGTMPLSLLEQVQLCVALQAPTEAEYAEIARRRLAPRAPESTVSPEVISLFAAEAARSPRAGHELNALLNRVLAGAWSLDTAKPSKPAPKRRRRKEPA; this is encoded by the coding sequence ATGGCCAATCCTCGCGAACACATCCGGGCCGCGCAGGCCGCGGAGCTGAAAGGCGACATCGCGACCGCCGTCTCCGAGCTGATCAAAGCGGCGGAGCTCTACCGGCAGACGGGCAGCTTTGCCCGTGCCCTCCAGTTGCTGCGTCATGCCCGCTCGTTGGATCCCGAGCAGGAGGAACTCTCCGAGGAGGTGAAGCGGCTCGAGTGGCTGCCAGACTCCACCCGGGGACGGATCCTCGAAGAGCCCGAGACCCGGGAAGTGGACCTGGAGCTCACGGCGGAGACCACGCCGGAGCTGGCCGGGCGGCAGCGGATCATCGATGCGGCGATGCGTGGGGTGAGCCCTGCCGGGGGAAAGGCGGGCGCACAGGACGAGGTCCAGCGCTGGCTCGTCGAAAACGGTCCGGACAAGGAGAAGAAGGCCTCTGGGCAGACTTCCGCCGCGGGCCAGCGGGCGCTGGAGTGGGCCTTGGAGCATGCCGAGGAGGAAGAGGCGCTGGCGGCCATCTCCCGGAAGGGGGCGCCGGAGGACTCAGCCGGAGAGGAGGCCCCGGGAGAGATGGCCGCACCCTCCGAGCCCGCGAAGGTTTCGCCCGAGGAGCCCTCGCTCATTGAGCGGGGACCGACCCGGGCCGACCCGGCCATGGACGCCTGGTGCTCGTTCTGCTGTCGGCCGCGCGGGGAAGTGGGAGAACTGGTGGCGGGGCCCGCCGGGGCTTTCATCTGCACGGGGTGCACGGGAGAGTCCCGGTCGCTGCTCGGGCTGACCGGGCCGGAAGTGGCCACCGCCCGTCCCCAGCCGAGCACGCCCCGCCCGGCGGCGGGACCGGAAGTCTTCGAACTCGTGGGCCAAGCAGAGCCCCAGGCGTTGCTGGAGAAAGGCATCCTGGCAGGGGCCCGGCGGATGTTGATCCTCGGCCCCGAGGGCGTGGGGAAGACCTTGTGGTTCCATGCGCTGGCCAAGCGCGCGATGGGGACGGTGGTGTCCCTCGAGACGCTGGAGCAGGGGAGCGGGAACGGGCTGGTGCTCTTGGAGGATGTGGACCGGCTCCCTGCGGAGGCGCAGATCCGGCTCGGCACCTTTTTGAGCCGTCACCCCGATCGGGTGGTGATGATGAGCGCCCGGGGAAGTCTGAGCGCAGAACCACCGTTCAAGCTGCGCGGGGGCACGGGGAGCCTCCTGGTGCGCACCACCGAGGCGCTCTCCAAGGCGGTTCAGGGCACCATGCCCCTGAGCTTGCTGGAGCAGGTCCAGCTCTGCGTGGCGCTCCAAGCTCCCACCGAAGCCGAGTATGCGGAGATCGCTCGCCGGAGGCTGGCGCCACGGGCTCCGGAGTCCACCGTTTCTCCGGAAGTGATCTCCTTGTTCGCGGCGGAAGCCGCGCGCTCGCCCCGCGCCGGGCATGAGTTGAACGCCTTGCTGAACCGGGTGCTCGCGGGAGCCTGGAGCCTGGACACCGCCAAGCCCTCCAAACCCGCCCCCAAGCGTCGGCGGCGAAAGGAGCCTGCGTGA
- a CDS encoding dihydrolipoamide acetyltransferase family protein has protein sequence MALFEFKLPDLGEGVMEGELVKWHVKEGDLVKEDQVIAEVMTDKATVTVPSPKAGRVLKTHGKEGEMTKVHQVLVTLELEGTASSQAAGPATAPAPAPQVEKGAEVQAAGQNGAASSSKVLATPLTRRMAREHGLDLSAISGSGPQGRVTKADVVAALEGQSSSNEVRAPAPAAPVRPPVPAPLATGRADERVPLRGLRKKIAEKMVRSKFTMPHFAFVEEVDGTELVRLRKRLNTQLQTAGESTKLTFLPFIVKAVIAALKKFPHLNANFDEAAQELVVRGEYNIGIAAATPDGLTVAVVRNADRLTLRELAQEISRLGTAARERKLKMEELTGGTFTITSLGQSGGLFATPILNHPEVGILGVHKLRKRPVVRDDEIAIREMMNLSLSCDHRVIDGSVAADFVYEVIKYLEHPDMLFLAMA, from the coding sequence ATGGCTCTCTTCGAATTCAAGCTCCCCGATCTCGGCGAAGGCGTGATGGAGGGTGAGCTCGTCAAGTGGCACGTGAAGGAAGGTGACCTGGTCAAGGAGGACCAGGTCATCGCCGAGGTGATGACCGACAAGGCCACCGTCACCGTGCCCAGCCCCAAGGCAGGCCGCGTCCTCAAGACGCACGGCAAAGAAGGGGAGATGACCAAGGTGCACCAGGTCCTGGTGACGCTCGAGCTCGAAGGCACGGCGTCCTCGCAGGCCGCCGGTCCGGCCACTGCTCCCGCTCCCGCGCCGCAGGTGGAGAAGGGGGCCGAGGTCCAGGCCGCGGGCCAGAATGGCGCCGCGTCCTCGAGCAAGGTGCTGGCCACGCCGTTGACCCGGCGCATGGCGCGCGAGCACGGGCTGGACCTGTCGGCGATTTCCGGCTCCGGGCCCCAGGGACGGGTGACGAAGGCGGACGTGGTGGCGGCCTTGGAGGGCCAGTCTTCCTCCAACGAGGTGCGTGCTCCTGCTCCCGCCGCCCCGGTCCGGCCGCCGGTGCCCGCGCCGCTGGCCACGGGGCGCGCCGATGAGCGCGTTCCGTTGCGCGGGTTGCGCAAGAAGATCGCGGAGAAGATGGTGCGCTCGAAGTTCACGATGCCGCACTTCGCCTTCGTGGAGGAAGTGGATGGCACCGAGCTGGTGCGGTTGCGCAAGCGCCTCAACACCCAGCTCCAGACGGCTGGGGAGTCCACGAAGCTGACCTTCCTGCCCTTCATCGTGAAGGCGGTCATCGCCGCGCTGAAGAAGTTCCCCCACCTCAACGCCAACTTCGATGAGGCGGCGCAGGAACTGGTCGTCCGGGGGGAGTACAACATCGGCATCGCGGCGGCCACGCCGGACGGGCTCACGGTGGCGGTGGTGCGCAACGCGGACCGGTTGACGCTGCGCGAGCTGGCCCAGGAAATCTCCCGCTTGGGGACCGCCGCCCGCGAGCGCAAGCTCAAGATGGAGGAGCTGACGGGCGGTACCTTCACCATCACCTCGCTTGGGCAGAGCGGTGGCTTGTTCGCCACCCCGATCCTCAACCACCCCGAGGTGGGCATCCTGGGGGTCCACAAGCTGCGCAAGCGGCCCGTCGTGCGGGATGACGAGATCGCCATCCGCGAGATGATGAACCTCTCTTTGTCGTGTGATCACCGCGTCATCGATGGCTCGGTGGCCGCGGACTTCGTGTACGAGGTCATCAAGTATCTCGAGCACCCGGACATGCTGTTCCTCGCCATGGCGTGA
- a CDS encoding membrane dipeptidase: protein MQRGTGLKPWKLFTLSFLSAFALGQGGCSPVEEAEVAEPVAEPAAQAAQPLAVTGFAELHHHMFAEEAFGGGWFHGSHTGTLASCDGGLPESDHARVRMDLSSMLNLCPNSGNVDLSGVPILSDLFGIGGAVASEIIGQVEGTEGDTGLHLGRMNVQTQWPRWDTIAHQQAWEGWLQKAHQGGMSLVMISLVSNEFLCKALPYQNLKRPCDEMVDVDVQLQMARDFDARTSWAEIALTPAHARQIIASGKLAMVLSIESSKLFGTKDWRAELNRVHSLGVRSLQPVHQLDNRFGGAAPHNAIFQVAQFLENCYIDTDCGITGSGFTLGFDVDSSCRNVKGLTADGKSLVQEMMARGMIIDAAHMSERSVQDTFTLSQANTYYPLFISHGHFREVMNPALAANEKTTPAWVVRYLRQSGGMFGLRTAHDETRAYTKSNVANSCQGSTRSLAQAYEFGRQGLKVPMGFGADLNGFIQQVRPRFGEHGACSAGFAVEADAQKNQQRLTGPGRVGSDFDIYGLAHVGLLPDVVKDLKQLGVNTTGLESSAETFIRMWERANSTRTGMADAAQDIDTSGVAPYVEKATREAQYPQICGKHYAPASKTFGESCRFDQECGSGTCSANDACGNTTGTCVCTAHADCGTSQYCGWGLNEGKCQPKKAKGAICANGFECLSNSCSWLTCR from the coding sequence ATGCAGCGAGGCACCGGTCTCAAGCCCTGGAAGCTTTTTACCCTCTCATTCCTGTCGGCGTTTGCGCTGGGGCAGGGCGGTTGTAGCCCGGTGGAGGAAGCGGAAGTGGCAGAGCCGGTGGCGGAGCCCGCCGCTCAAGCCGCCCAGCCGCTGGCCGTGACGGGCTTCGCGGAACTTCACCACCACATGTTCGCCGAGGAGGCCTTCGGTGGCGGCTGGTTCCACGGCAGCCACACGGGCACCCTGGCCAGCTGCGATGGAGGGCTCCCCGAGAGCGACCATGCCCGTGTCCGCATGGATCTCAGCTCCATGCTCAACCTGTGCCCCAACTCAGGCAATGTGGACCTGTCCGGGGTGCCGATCCTCTCGGATCTGTTTGGCATTGGCGGGGCCGTGGCCTCGGAGATCATCGGGCAGGTCGAAGGCACCGAGGGCGATACGGGCCTGCACCTGGGCCGCATGAACGTGCAGACCCAGTGGCCGCGCTGGGACACCATCGCTCACCAGCAAGCCTGGGAAGGCTGGCTCCAGAAGGCCCATCAGGGAGGCATGTCCCTGGTGATGATCTCCCTGGTGAGCAACGAGTTCCTTTGCAAGGCGTTGCCGTACCAGAACCTCAAGCGCCCCTGCGACGAGATGGTGGACGTCGATGTGCAGCTCCAGATGGCGCGTGACTTCGATGCGCGCACGAGCTGGGCGGAGATCGCCCTGACCCCGGCCCATGCCCGGCAGATCATCGCCTCTGGCAAGCTGGCCATGGTGCTCTCCATCGAATCGAGCAAGCTGTTCGGCACGAAGGACTGGCGCGCCGAGCTCAACCGCGTCCACTCGCTGGGGGTTCGCTCGTTGCAGCCCGTGCACCAACTCGACAACCGCTTTGGCGGCGCGGCGCCCCACAACGCCATCTTCCAGGTCGCCCAGTTCCTGGAGAATTGCTACATCGACACCGACTGCGGCATCACCGGTTCGGGCTTCACCCTCGGCTTCGACGTGGACTCCAGCTGCCGCAACGTCAAGGGGCTCACCGCCGACGGTAAGTCGCTCGTCCAGGAGATGATGGCCCGCGGCATGATCATCGACGCGGCGCACATGTCCGAGCGCAGCGTGCAGGACACCTTCACGCTCTCCCAGGCCAATACCTACTACCCGCTGTTCATCTCCCACGGCCACTTCCGCGAGGTGATGAACCCGGCGCTTGCCGCCAACGAGAAGACGACGCCCGCTTGGGTGGTGCGCTACCTGCGTCAGTCGGGAGGCATGTTCGGCCTTCGGACCGCGCACGATGAGACGCGCGCGTACACGAAGTCCAATGTCGCCAACAGCTGCCAGGGCTCCACGCGCTCGCTGGCCCAGGCCTACGAGTTCGGCCGCCAGGGGCTGAAGGTGCCCATGGGCTTTGGCGCGGACCTCAACGGCTTCATCCAGCAGGTGCGCCCGCGCTTCGGTGAGCACGGGGCGTGCTCGGCCGGCTTCGCGGTCGAGGCGGACGCGCAGAAGAACCAGCAGCGCCTCACGGGCCCCGGACGCGTGGGCTCGGACTTCGACATCTACGGCCTGGCCCACGTGGGGCTGTTGCCGGACGTGGTGAAGGATCTCAAGCAGCTGGGCGTGAACACCACGGGCCTGGAGAGCTCGGCGGAGACCTTCATCCGCATGTGGGAGCGGGCCAACAGCACGCGCACGGGCATGGCGGATGCCGCACAGGACATCGACACCAGCGGCGTCGCGCCTTACGTCGAGAAGGCCACCCGCGAGGCGCAGTACCCGCAGATCTGCGGCAAGCACTACGCCCCTGCCTCCAAGACGTTCGGCGAGAGCTGCCGCTTCGATCAGGAGTGCGGCAGTGGCACCTGCAGCGCGAATGATGCCTGCGGCAATACCACGGGCACCTGCGTCTGCACGGCCCACGCCGATTGCGGCACCAGCCAGTACTGTGGTTGGGGCCTCAATGAGGGCAAGTGCCAGCCCAAGAAGGCCAAGGGGGCGATCTGCGCCAACGGCTTCGAGTGCCTCTCGAACTCCTGCAGCTGGCTGACCTGCCGCTAA
- the lpdA gene encoding dihydrolipoyl dehydrogenase → MAETFDVVIIGSGPGGYVGAIRAAQLGLKTAIIEKDKRLGGTCLHRGCIPTKSLLWTAELFHHIHEAADFGIDVASPVINWANAQKHKEKVVTKGANGIDYLMKKNKISVFKGHGRIAGKGKVEVTAEDGSKQTLDTKNIIIATGSVPKSLPNVQVDHKKVLNSDSILLIDRVPKSIIVLGAGAVGCEFASVFNHVGSQTAIVEYMPNLLPIEDIDASKELEKIFKRRKIDVHTGAKVEKVEHTATGVKVTMTVGSETKTLEAELLLSAVGRAPVTEDVGLQKTGIQPERGYIKVDQMMRTSEPNVYAIGDVVPTAMLAHVASAEAVLAVEHIAGKNPTPINYDLVPSATYCYPEVASVGLSEKKAKERGYDVKTAIFPFSAVTKASISNETHGMVKVVSDKKYDEVLGVHLVGPHATELLAEACVALRLEITTEELAHTMHAHPTLSEIIKEGAEATLGHPIHI, encoded by the coding sequence GTGGCTGAGACGTTTGACGTGGTGATCATCGGTTCGGGCCCCGGCGGCTACGTGGGTGCCATCCGGGCGGCTCAGCTGGGCCTGAAGACGGCCATCATCGAGAAGGACAAGCGGCTGGGTGGCACGTGCCTCCACCGGGGCTGCATCCCCACCAAGTCGCTGCTCTGGACGGCGGAGCTGTTCCATCACATCCACGAGGCGGCGGACTTCGGCATCGACGTGGCCAGCCCGGTCATCAACTGGGCCAACGCACAGAAGCACAAGGAGAAGGTGGTCACCAAGGGTGCCAACGGCATCGACTACCTGATGAAGAAGAACAAGATCTCCGTGTTCAAGGGCCATGGCCGCATCGCGGGCAAGGGCAAGGTGGAGGTGACGGCGGAGGACGGCTCCAAGCAGACGCTGGACACGAAGAACATCATTATCGCCACCGGCTCGGTGCCCAAGTCGCTGCCCAACGTCCAGGTGGATCACAAGAAGGTCCTCAACAGCGACTCCATCCTGCTCATCGATCGCGTCCCCAAGAGCATCATCGTCCTGGGCGCGGGCGCGGTCGGCTGCGAGTTCGCCTCCGTCTTCAACCATGTGGGCAGCCAGACGGCCATCGTCGAGTACATGCCCAACCTGCTGCCCATCGAGGACATCGACGCCTCGAAGGAGCTGGAGAAGATCTTCAAGCGGCGGAAGATCGACGTGCACACCGGCGCCAAGGTGGAGAAGGTGGAGCACACCGCCACGGGCGTGAAGGTGACGATGACGGTGGGCAGCGAGACCAAGACGCTCGAGGCTGAGCTGCTGCTGTCGGCGGTGGGCCGTGCGCCGGTGACCGAGGACGTGGGTCTCCAGAAGACCGGCATTCAGCCCGAGCGCGGCTACATCAAGGTCGATCAGATGATGCGCACCTCGGAGCCGAACGTGTACGCCATCGGCGACGTCGTCCCGACGGCGATGCTGGCGCACGTGGCGAGCGCCGAGGCGGTGCTGGCGGTGGAGCACATCGCGGGGAAGAACCCGACGCCCATCAACTACGATCTCGTGCCGTCGGCGACCTACTGCTACCCCGAGGTGGCCTCGGTGGGCCTCTCGGAGAAGAAGGCCAAGGAGCGCGGCTACGATGTGAAGACGGCGATCTTCCCCTTCAGCGCCGTCACCAAGGCCTCCATCTCGAACGAGACCCACGGCATGGTGAAGGTGGTCTCCGACAAGAAGTATGACGAGGTGCTGGGCGTTCACCTCGTGGGTCCGCACGCCACGGAGCTGCTGGCGGAGGCCTGCGTGGCGCTCCGGCTGGAGATCACCACCGAGGAGCTCGCCCACACGATGCACGCGCACCCCACGCTCTCCGAAATCATCAAGGAAGGCGCGGAGGCGACGCTGGGTCACCCGATCCACATCTGA